The window TCACGGGCGTAATCACGCGCTGCTTCAAACGCGGCGCGGGCCATGCCCACCGATTGCGAGGCGATGCCGACGCGGCCGCCTTCAAGGTTGGCCAAGGCGATTTTGTAGCCTTCGCCCTCCTCACCCAGTCGGTTGGCGACCGGGACTTTGAGGTCTTCAAAGAGGATCTGGCAGGTGTCCGAGGCGTGCTGGCCGAGCTTGTCTTCGACGCGGGCGACTTTGTAGCCCGGCGAATCGGTCGGCACGATAAACGCAGTGATGCCGCGCTTGCCGGCACTCGGATCGGTCACCGCAAACACGATCACGATCCCGGCGTTCTGCCCGGAAGTGATGAACTGTTTGCAGCCGTTGAGCACGTAGTGATCGCCTTCAAGACGCGCACGGGTTTTCAGGCTGCTGGCGTCGGAACCGGCCTGCGGTTCGGTCAGGGCGAACGCGCCGAGCATCGCGCCACTGGCCAATGGCTTGAGGAAGCGTTCGCGCTGGTCGTCGTTGCCGAACTTGAGAATCGGCACGCAACCCACCGAGTTGTGCACGCTCATGATGGTCGAGCAGGCGCCATCACCGGCAGCGATTTCTTCCAGGGCCATGGCGTAGGCCAGATAACCGGTGTCACATCCGCCCCACTGCTCCGGCACGAGCATGCCGAAGAAGCCCAGTTCGGCCATCTCGCCGATGGCCTCCTTGGGGAAACGGTGCTCGCGATCCCACTCGGCGGCGAACGGCTTGAGCCGTTCCTCGGCAAACTGCCGGGCCATGTCGCGGATCTGGGTTTGGTCTTCGTTGGGAATCATGGTGAATCCTTAAATCCGGGTGACAACACAAAACCCTGTGGGAGCGGGCTTGCCCGCGATGGGGTCGTGTCAGCAAACATATCTGCTACATGACCCACCGCTATCGCGGGCAAGCCCGCTCCCACAAGGTCAGCCATCAACTTCAGTAAACGCATTCCACGGCCATCGCCGTCGCTTCACCGCCGCCGATGCAGATGGCTGCGATCCCGCGCTTGAGGTTTCGCTGGCGCAGCGCCGAGAGCAAGGTCACCAGAATGCGCGCGCCGGACGCACCGATCGGATGGCCCAAGGCACAAGCGCCGCCATGCACGTTGAGCTTGTCATGGGGAATTTCCAGGTGAGTCATCGCCGCCATCCCCACCACCGCAAACGCTTCGTTGACCTCGAACAGATCAACGTCGCCCAGCGACCAACCGGTTTTCTTGATCAGTTTCTTGATCGCGCCGATCGGCGCCACCGGGAACAGCCCCGGAGTATCGGCAAACGCGGCATGGCCATGGATGACGGCCAGCGGTTTCAGACCGAGTTTCTGCGCCTGGGATTGACGCATCAACACCAACGCCGCCGCGCCATCAGAAATTGAGCTGGAATTGGCCGCTGTCACCGTGCCGCCTTCGCGGAAGGCCGGTTTCAGCGAAGCGATCTTGTCCAGTTTGGCTTTCGGTGGCTGCTCATCGTTGCTGATCAGCACCTGTTCTTTGCCGACGGTCACGGTCAGCGGGACGATTTCGTCCTTGAAGCTGCCGTCCTTGATCGCCTGCTGCGCACGGGTGGTCGAGGCGATGGCAAAAGCGTCCTGCGCTTCGCGGCTGAAGTCATTGGTTTCAGCGCAGTCTTCAGCGAAGGTGCCCATCAGACGGCCCTTGTCGTAGGCGTCTTCGAGGCCGTCGAGGAACATCGAGTCGAGCACGCGGCCATGGCCCATGCGATAACCGGCGCGGGCACGATCCAGCAGATACGGCGAGTTGGACATGCTTTCCATGCCGCCGGCAATCACCACGTCGGCACTGCCGGCGACCAGCATGTCGTGGGCCAGAATGGTGGTTTCCATGCCCGAGCCGCACATCTTGTTGACGGTGGTGCAACGGGTCGATTTATCCAGCCCGGCGCCCAATGCCGCTTGCCGCGCAGGTGCCTGGCCGAGGCCGGCGGGCAGTACGCAACCGAACAACACTTCGTCGACCGCATCGCTGGCGACTCCGGCACGTTCAACCGCAGCCTTGATCGCAGCGGCGCCGAGTTGTGGCGCGGTGAGGCTTTTCAGTTCGCCTTGAAAACCGCCCATCGGGGTGCGGACGGCGCTGACGATGACAATCGGATCGTTGGAAAGGGTCATGACAAATCCTCCTTACTTGGCGGCCATGCGCAAGGCACCGTCGAGACGGATCACCTCGCCGTTGAGCATGCTGTTTTCGATGATATGCCGAACCAGTGCGGCGTACTCGGCAGGCTTGCCCAGACGCGGCGGGAACGGCACGCCGGCGGCCAGCGAGTCGCGTACTTCCGGGGTCATGCCGGCCATCATCGGTGTTTCGAAAATGCCCGGGGCGATGGTCATCACGCGGATGCCGAAACGCGCCAGTTCACGGGCGGCCGGCAGGGTCAGGCTGGCGATGGCGCCTTTGGATGCCGAGTACGCCGCCTGACCGATCTGGCCGTCGAACGCCGCCACCGAAGCGGTGTTGATGATCACACCGCGTTCGCCGTCGGCATTGGCCTCGCTTTCGGCGATGGCGGCAGCGGCCAGACGCAGCATATTGAAGCTGCCGATCAGATTGACGTTGATCACTTGCGCAAAACTGCTCAGCGCATGCGGGCCGTTCTTGCCGAGGATTTTCTCGCCACGCACGATGCCGGCGCAGTTGACCAGGCCATTGAGGCTGCCAAAGGCATTGACGGTCGCCTGCACCGCAGCTTCGGCCGCGGCTTCGTTGCTGATGTCGGCAACCACGCTTTGCGCGCCCAGACGCTGGGCCTGAGCCGCCACGGCTTCGGCATTCATGTCCACCAGCATCACTTTGGCGCCGGCACTGACCAGCAGTTCAGCGGTGGCGGCACCGAGGCCGGATGCGCCGCCGGTGACGATAAAAACCTTGTTCTCGATCTGCATGACTGTACTTCCTGATTCAAGCTGAAACGTTCTTCGCCGCGGCCTCTTGAGCCTTGGCGATTTCCTGGTTGCGCAAGATAAAGCGCTGCAATTTGCCACTCGGGGTCTTGGGCAATTCGCTGACAAATTCGATTTCACGCGGGTAAGAATGCGCGGCCAGACGCTTGCGCACGTGTTGGCGCAATTCCTCGGCCAACTCCGGCGCCGCACGGTATTGCGCGCTGAGCACGACAAAGGCTTTGACCAGCTCGGTGCGCTCCGGATCGGGTTTGCCGACCACGGCCGCTTCGACCACAGCCGGATGTTCGATCAGCGCGCTCTCGACGTCGAACGGGCCGACGCGGTAGCCGGAGGTGGTGATCACGTCATCGCTGCGGCCGACGAAGCTGATGCTGCCGTCCGGGTTCCACTCCACAGTGTCACCACTCAGGTAGTAGTTACCGACGAAAGCCTTGGTCGGCGCGCCCTGATAGCCGCCGAACCAGCACATCGGCGACTGCGGACGGTCGATGGCGAGAATGCCGGGCTGGCCGACGCCCAGTTCGTTGTACTGATCGTCGAGCACCACGATGCGATGGCCCGGCGAGGCGAAACCGGCGGCGCCGACATGCACCGGATGGTCGAGGCCGTGGTGGTTGCACAGGACCATGCCCAGTTCGGTCTGGCCGTAATGGTCGTGAATGACCACGCCGAGGTTGTCGGCGAACCAGCGGATCACTTCCGGGTTCAGCGGCTCGCCGGCGCTGCTGACAATGCGCAGCTTGCCCTTGATCGACTTGGCGAACTCGTCGCCGCCGGCAATCAACAGGCGATATGCGGTCGGCGAACCGGTGAGGTTGGTGATGCCGTACTTGTTGATCACCCGACAGGTGCTTTCGAGGGTGAACGGACCATCGTAAAAGGTAATCGGATGGCCCATCGACAACGGCCCGGTCACGCCGAAATAAATGCCGTAGGCCCAACCCGGATCGGCGACGTTCCAGAACGCATCTTCCGGACGCAGATCAACCGCGTCGCGGGTGTAGCTCTGAAACGCGACGATGGCTTTGAGCGGGACGGAAAGCGCTTTCGACGGACCGGTGGTGCCCGAGGTGAACATCAGCAGGAACGGGTCTTCGCCCGTGAGCATCGCCGGTTCGCAGACATTGGAATGGTTGGGCAGCTCGGCCCAGAAACTGAAATCGCCACGGACAATGCCCTGGCCCTTGGCGCCGCCGACGGTGACCAGGGTCGGGCAGTCGGCAACTTCCGAGAGTTTCGGCCGGTTGACCGCATCGGTCACCACCACTTTGGCGCCGGAACTGTTGAGGCGATGTTCAAGGGCTTTGGGGCCGAACGCGGTGAACAGCGGTTGATACACCGCGCCAATGCGCCAGGTGGCGAACACGGTGATCAGCAATTCGATATTGCGCGGCAGCAGACCGGCGACCTTGTCACCCTTCTGCACGCCTTGGGCGAGGAGGAAATTGGCAAAACGCGCGGCTTTGTCCTGCAAGTCGCTGAAGGTGTACGTCGCACTGGCGCCGTCGCGACCCTCCCAGAACAGCGCGATACGCCCCGGCAAGGCATGGCGGTCGCAGCATTCGACGCAGGCGTTGAGCGCCTCAAGCGAACCGCTGAGTGCGGCATCCACGGTGTGCTGATAGTTGAACTGTGCGGTGGCAGACAAGTAATCGCGCATTGCCAGAATCCCTCTGTGTTTTTTATTAGGTTGGGGAACCGTAAACAACAGAGGGATAGTCGCGCTGCGGCGGACTTGGGGCAATGGTCAAAGCCATCAAAGTGGCTGACTGGTTTGGCCAGGGTTCAGGTTATGTAGCGCCTGTCAGGCCGCCATCGCTGGCAAGCCAGCTCCCACAGGATTTGCGCTGACCCTGTGGGAGCTGGCTTGCCAGCGATGAGGCCGGAACAGCCAATACATTTCCCGATCAGACCGCTTCATTCAGGATCAATGTGCGGTAATGCCCGGGATTCGATCCCGACCATTTGCGAAACGCCTTGTAGAACGAACTGGCATCGGCAAACCCCAGCCGCGCCGCAATCTCGACAAAACTGATCGAAGGCTCCGCCAGCCAGACAATCGCCAGTTCCTTGCGCACGCTGTCCTTGAGTCCTTGATACGTCTGCCCTTCCTCCGCCAGACGTCGGCGCAACGTCGAGGCGGACATGCACAGTTGTTGCGCCAGTGTTTCGGTTTCCGGCCACCGCTCGGCGGGCAACTGGCGCAAGTCCTGTTTGATCCGGCTGGCGAGGCTTTCCGGATCGCGGTACTTCACCAGAATGTTCGCCGGCGCGTGGGCCAGAAAGCGCTTGAGCTCTTCGGCGCTGCGCTTGATCGGCAGATCGAGACACTCGGCGGAGAAAATCATCCGCGTACGCGGGCGATCAAAGCGCAGGTTCTCCGAGAACATCACCCGATAGTCATCGGTGAAGTCCGGCGCCGGGCAACGCAGCTCGATGGCGAGAATCGGAATCCGCCGCCCCGCCAGCCAACAGGCCACGCCGTGAACGATCATCCAGTAGGTGAAATAGGTGAAAGCGCGGCGTGGCTGCGGATCGTCTTCAAGCAGGACGATTTCCGCCAGGCTCTGCTGGTGCACCAGTTGTGCGGGCATTTTTTCCAGCATCAGCGAGAGGAACGTCAGCCCCGTGTTCAGGCCGTCGGCCAGCGTCGATTGCGCCATCGCGCTACGGCAGAGGAACGCCAGACTCCCCGACTTGAGCCTGCGCGGGTCCATGCCGAAGAACTCGTCATCGCCACGCCGGGCCAGCAAACGCCAGAGTCTGGCGTACTGCGAGGCCGGCACCCGGCCATCCTCACGTTGCAACAGCGCCGGATCGATGCCGACCTTGTTCAAGGCTTCTTCCGTGGCCACGCCCGGGGCACAACTTTGCAGCAGCGCTTCACGCACCAGTTGCACGGCGATGGTGTCTTTTTCCGACATGGAACTCGCTGAACCTTGTTGTTTTTGAATGACCGGCATCTTACCGCAGGACATGAATTCAACACGAACCCCCTGTAGGAGTGAGCCTGCTCGCGATGGCGGCGGGTCAGAAAAATATGCGCTGACTGACACGACGCCATCGCGAGCAGGCTCACTCCTACAGGGATCTATGTGAGGCAAAAATTGAGGTTGTTCAGCTTGCGTTCAGGTTTATGTCAATGATTGTCATGTGAGAATGAGTGTCATTATGTTACAACTTGTAACCTATTCGAATGACTTATTGGATGCCGAATGCTCGTCCCCTTTCTGATCATGCTGCGCGAAGGCATTGAAGCCGCGCTGATCGTTGGCATCATCGCCAGCTACCTGCAACAGACCGGCCGTGGCCAATGGATGCCCGCCGTGTGGATCGGCGTGTTTCTCGCCGCTGCGCTGGCCCTGCTGGTCGGTGGTGGCCTGGAACTGGTCAGCGCCGAATTCCCGCAAAAGCAGCAGGAGCTGTTCGAAGGCGTGGTCGGGCTGGTGGCCGTGGGCATTCTCAGCTCGATGGTGTTCTGGATGCGCAAGGTGGCGCGCTCGATCAAGCATTCGCTGCAAGCTTCGCTGGATCAGGCGCTGACCTCTTCGAAACACCAAGTGATTGCCTTGATCGCCATGGTCTTCTTCGCCGTCGCTCGCGAAGGACTGGAAACGGTGTTCTTCCTGCTCGCGGTGTTCCAGCAAAGCGAAGGCCCGGGCGCGCCGATCGGTGCCCTGCTCGGCCTGATTCTGGCGATCATCGTGGGTTTCCTGATCTACACCGGCAGCATGCGCCTCAATCTTTCGGCGTTCTTCAAGTGGACCGGGCTGTTCATTCTGGTGGTGGCCGCCGGGATTCTCGCCAACTCGGTGCAGGCCCTGCATGAAGCCGGCCTGTGGAATCACCTGCAAACCGTGCTGTTCGACTTCAGTGCGACGCTGCCGATGGATGGCCCGCTCGGCTCGGTGCTGGCCGGCATGTTCGGTTATCAGGACGCGCCGACCGTCAGCACCCTCGGGGCGTATCTGATTTATCTGCTGGTGGCGCTGGGGATGTTTTTCTACCCGGCGCCCAAACCAGCCGCGCAATCGTCTTCCGTTTCCAGCCAATAAGGGCACCCATGTCAAAGCCTAATACCCCTCAGGCCTCCCCTCCCCGCGCCTTGCGCTGGGCGGTGGCCGGTTCGGTGGTCGTGATGATCGCCGCCGGTGGCCTGTTCTACTACGCCTCGAAAATGGCCGCGGCCAAGCGTCAGCTCAACCATGACGAAGTAGTGGTCAACATTCATCCGGGCAGTTGCGAGCCAAACGCGCTGACGGTGCCGGCCGGCCGCGCCAGTTTCCGCATCGTCAACCGCTCCGACCGCGCCGTGGAATGGGAAATCCTCGACGGCGTGCTGGTGGTCGAAGAACGCGAAAACATTGCGCCGGGCCTGAGCCAGGTGATCAACGCCAACCTGCAACCCGGCGACTACGCGATCACCTGCGGCCTGCTGAGCAACCCGCGTGGCACCTTGCATGTGACGCCGACGGCCGCGTCCGATGCGGCTGCCAAGGCCAAGCCGTCGATGGTTGCCTTTGTCGGGCCGTTGTCGGAGTTCCGCGTGTATCTGGCCAGTCAGGGCAGCGCGCTGATCAAAGCCGTGACCGCACTGGATCAGGCAATTGCCAGCGGCGACCTCAGTCAGGCGCAGGCGTTGTACCTGCCGGCGCGTGCTGCCTATCAACGTCTGGCCCCGGCCGCGCAACGTCTGGCGGAACTGGACAACAGCATCAACGCCCGTGCCGATTACTTCGAGAAGCGCGAGCAGGATCCAGCCTTTGTCGGCTTCCACCGCCTCGAGTACGCGTTGTTCCAGCAACGCAAACTCGACGAACTTGCCCCCGTTTCCCAGCGTTTGCTGAGCGACGTCACCACGCTCAAACAGCAACTGCTCGCGCAGACGCTGCCACCGGAGCAACTGGTCAACATTATCGTGCGCAACCTCAACACCCTGGCCGACGTCCGCGCCGCCAGCGGTGAAGAAGAACGCTACAGCCACGGCGACCTCAATGGTTTCGCCGCCAACCTGGAAACCGCACACAAAGTCGTCGATTTGCTGCGGCCGATGCTGAGCAAATCCGCCGCCGACCTGTTGCCGAAAATCGATCAGGCATTGGCCGACTTCGACACCCAACTGAACAGCTTCAAGGTCAAGGACGGCTACGCCACTTACGACACTGTCAGTGGCGAACAACGCAAGCAGATCGCCGACAAGGCTCAGGCCCTCGCCGACGCACTTGATGGCATCGATCCAGCCCTCGGCCTCTCCGGCCTGTAAGCAGAAGACGAGTACCGATGAAAGATTCCGAACAACTCAACCTGCAACGTCGCCGCGTCCTGCTGGGCATGGGCGCTGCCGGCGTCGCCCTCGCCGGTTCGGCTCTGAGCTGCCCGGCCATGGCGGCTGCACCTGCGCAAGTCACTGAAGCGCCGAGCAGCGACAAGACCGAAGACCGCCACGATTACCACGGTTTGCATCAGACCGGCATCGTCACCCCGCGCCCGGCCTCCGGGATGTTCGTGTCCTTCGACGTGCTGGCCAGTGATCGCGAAGACCTTGAGCGGCTGTTCCGCACGCTGAACGAACGCATCGCCTTCCTGATGAAGGGCGGCCCGGTGGCGCAGATCGATCCGAAACTGCCACCGCCGGATTCCGGCATCCTCGGCCCGGTGGTCACCCCGGACAACCTGACGATCACCGTGTCGGTGGGCGAATCGCTGTTCGACGAGCGCTTCGGCCTGGCCGAGGCCAAACCGAAACGCCTGCAACGCATGGTCGGTTTTCCCAACGATGCGCTGGAAGCCGATTGCTGCCACGGTGACTTGAGCTTGCAGTTCTGCTCCAACACTGCCGACACCAACATTCACGCCCTGCGCGACATCGTCAAGAACCTGCCGGACCTGCTGCTGGTGCGCTGGAAACAGGAAGGCAGTGTGCCGCCGCAAGCCCCGGCCAAACCCGGTGTGCCGGCGCAGTCTGCACGCAACTTTCTCGGTTTCCGTGATGGCTCGGCCAACCCCGACTCCAACGACGCCAAAGCCATGGATCGCCTCGTCTGGGTACAACCCGGCAGCGACGAACCGGCCTGGGCGGCGCACGGCAGTTATCAAGCGGTGCGGATCATCCGCAATTTCGTCGAACGCTGGGACCGCACGCCGTTGCAGGAACAGGAAAGCATCCTCGGCCGGGTCAAGACCACTGGCGCGCCAATCGGCGGAAGCCATGAAAGTGAAGTCCCGGACTACAGCAAAGACCCGGCCGGCAAGCTGACCAAGCTCGACGCGCATATTCGCCTGGCCAACCCGCGCACCGCCGAGACTCAGGCCAATATGATCCTGCGTCGGCCATTCAACTACTCCAACGGCGTCAACAAGAACGGCCAGCTCGACATGGGGCTGCTGTTCATCTGCTACCAGGCTGACCTGGAAAAAGGCTTCATCACCGTGCAGACCCGCCTCAACGGCGAGCCGCTTGAGGAATACCTCAAGCCGGTCGGCGGCGGGTACTTCTTCACCCTGCCGGGTGTCACGGGCGACAAGGACTTCATCGGTCGCTCGCTGCTCAATGCCACACAACCGAAAACAGCTGCATAAAACAATCCCGACACTGGAGCCGCCCCCATGAAAAAAACGCCACTCGCGTTATTGCTGACCTTTGGTTTGCTCAACACCCCGCTGTCAGCGTTCGCCGCGACAGCACCGCTGGATCTGGTCGGGCCGGTTTCGGACTACAAGATTTACGTCACCGAACAGCTCGATGAACTGGCCAGCCACACCCAGCAATTCACCGACGCGGTGAAGAAAGGTGATCTGGCCACCGCACAAAAACTCTACGCACCGACCCGCGTGTATTACGAGTCGATCGAGCCGATTGCCGAACTGTTCAGTGACCTCGATGCGTCCATCGACTCCCGTGTCGACGACCACGAGAAAGGCGTGAAAGCAGACGACTTCACTGGCTTCCACCGCATCGAATATTCGCTGTTCTCGGAGAAAAGCACCCAGGGTCTGGACACACTGGCGGACGGTTTGAACAAAGACGTCAAGGACCTGCAAACCCGCGTGGCCGGCCTGACCTTCCCGCCCGAGAAAGTCGTCGGCGGTGCGGCTGCGCTGCTGGAAGAAGTCGCCGCGACCAAGATTTCCGGTGAAGAAGACCGTTACAGCCACACCGACCTGTACGACTTCCAGGGCAACATCGACGGCGCGAAGAAAATCGTCGACCTGTTCCGTCCGCAGATCGAGAAGCAGGACAAGGCTTTCGTAGCGAAAGTGGACAAGAACTTTGCCACCGTCGACAAGATTCTGGCCAAGTACAAGACCAAGGACGGGGGTTTCGAGACGTATGACAAGGTCAAGGATAACGACCGCAAGGCGCTGGTTGGCCCGGTCAATACACTGGCGGAAGACTTGTCCACGTTGCGTGGCAAGTTGGGTCTGAATTAAGGTTTTTTAGCGTCTGTTAAGGCCCCATCGCTGGCAAGCCAGCTCCCACAGTTTTTTGGTGTACACAACATATGTGAACGACCGAAAACCCTGTGGGAGCTGGCTTGCCAGCGATGGCATTTTCAGCCTTCTTACAAAATCCGGTAGAGCAGCCGCTCGATCCGCACCCGACTCACGCGCTTGAGAAACTTGGCCACGCCCGCCGGGTATTCAGGCAACGTCTCCAGAGTATTAAAACTCTCGATCCGCGTGGTATGGCGGAAAATCTCCTCCAGCTCCTTCGCCCGCGGTTCCAGCCATTCCCCTTTCGGGTCATCAATCAGTAGCGCGTTTTCCAGATCCAGGCGGAATGCCCGTGGATTGAGGTTATTGCCGGTCAGCAGCGTGTAGCGCTGATCGATCCACATGCCCTTGAGGTGATAGGTGTTGTCGCCATCACGCCACAGGTGCAGATTCAACTGGCCGCTGTCGATGTTGCGCTGATGCCGTTTGGCGAAGCGGCGCAGGCTGATCTCGTACAGGTACGGCAACGCCGCGATCACCTTGAACGGCTCGCTCGGCGGAATGTAGAAATCGTTGGCGGTCTTGTCGCCGACCACGATGTCGATCTTCACGCCACGGGCCAGGGCGCGGTTGACCTCGCGGATCACACCCAGCGGCAGGTTGAAGTACGGTGTGCAAATGGTCAGTTGTTTTTGCGCGCTGGCGATCAGTTCGAGAATCGCCCGGTTCAACGGGTTGTTCTTGCCCACGCCGAGCAATGGGCTGACCGACAGGCCGTCTCTGGCCGTGCTGCCGTTGGCGGTGTCGTAAGTCGCGTATTTGAGGCGGCTGCGCAGATCGCCGATGTCGTTACGCAGGCTGCGCGTGGTCGGCAGATTGGGCAGGTCGAGGCGATGCACGGCTTTCGATTCGATCAGGCCGTGCTTGACCAGGTGATGCATCGAATCCGCCAGTTCGCGGCTTTGCAGGACGTGATAGCGGTCGAAACGGTACTTGTCGAACTTGTGCAGGTAGACGTTGTTCAGGCTCGCGCCGCTGTACACCACGCAATCGTCGATCACGAAGCCCTTCAAATGCAGCACGCCGAACAGTTCGCGGGTCTGCACCGGCACGCCGTAGACCGGCACCTCACTCTGGTGAGTGCGGGTCATTTCCTGATACCACGCCGAATTGCCCGGTTGCTTGCCGGCACCGATCAGCCCGCGCTGTGCGCGCAACCAATCGACCACCACAGCGATTTCCAGCTCGGGACGCTTGAGTTTGGCGGCGTGCAAGGCATCGAGGATTTCCTGACCGGCTTCGTCTTGCTGCAGATACAGCGCGACGATGTAGATGCGCTGGGTCGCCGTGGCGATTTTCTCCAGCAGGCAACGACGGAACTCGGCGGCGCCGGACAGAATGGTCACGGCCTCGGCGGTCAGCGGAAAGCTGCGCAGTTTAGGCAGCAGAGAACGTTTGAAAAGCAACGGCATAGGGCTCGCAATGGGTCGAATCCGGAGAACCCGAGAGCTTACACCATCGCTTCCTTCGGGTCTTGTTAGTGTCTGTAATGAGCTATTCGCGGGCAGGCTCGCTCGCACATTTGAAATGCGTTCCCCTTTGGGAGCGAGCCTGCTCGCGAAAGCCATTTCAAAATCAACGCTTGACCAAGGAGAACGATCGTTCTACTGTTCGCCACATGAACGAAATCACTGACACCTCGACCCGCGACATCATTCTGGATGTCACCGAAAAGTTGATCTACAAAAGTGGCATCGCGGCCACCGGCATGGATCTTCTGGTGAAAACCGCCGGCGTCTCCAGAAAAAGCATCTACCGCTACTTCGCCAACAAGGAGGAGCTGACCGTCGCCGCCCTGCAACGCCGCGACGTACGCTGGATGCACTGGTACCGAAGCGCTGTCGGTCAGGCCGAAACCCCGGCCGATCGCCTGCTCAACCTGTTCACTGTACTCAAGGGCTGGTTTGCCTCGGAAGGTTTCCGTGGCTGTGCCTTCATCAACACCAGCGGCGAAACCGGTGATCCCCAGGACCCGGTGCGCCAGGTCGCCAAAGACCATAAACAGAAGCTGCTCGACTACGTGTGCGAGCTGTGTACCGAACATGGTGCCGAGGATCCGCAACTGCTGGCCAAGCAATTGCTGATCCTGATTGACGGTGCCATTACCGTAGCGCTTGTGATGGGTGATCACAGTGCCGCCGATAATGCGCAATGCATGGCGCGAAAGTTATTGGACCTGTAACGCCTAAGTAAGCCTGACCCGTTGTTTAAACGTTAAATCTTTCGGGAGACTGAATATGTCTACTGCAGCCCAGGTACGTCCGCCATTACCCCCCTTCAACCGTGAATCCGCCATCGAGAAAGTTCGGCTGGCCGAGGACGGCTGGAACTCCCGCGATCCGGAAAGGGTATCGCTGGCCTACACCCTCGACACCAAATGGCGCAACCGCGCCGAGTTCGCCAACAACCGAGAAGAAGCCAAAGCCTTCCTGACCCGCAAGTGGGCCAAGGAGCTGGATTACCGCTTGATCAAGGAACTCTGGGCTTACTCCGATACCCGTATCGCCGTGCGTTATGCGTATGAATGGCACGACGATTCGGGTAACTGGTTTCGCTCTTATGGCAACGAAAACTGGGACTTCGACGACAACGGTCTGATGTTCCAGCGCTACGCCTGCATCAACGACATGCCGATCAAGGAAAGCGAA of the Pseudomonas sp. Seg1 genome contains:
- the pssA gene encoding CDP-diacylglycerol--serine O-phosphatidyltransferase; this translates as MPLLFKRSLLPKLRSFPLTAEAVTILSGAAEFRRCLLEKIATATQRIYIVALYLQQDEAGQEILDALHAAKLKRPELEIAVVVDWLRAQRGLIGAGKQPGNSAWYQEMTRTHQSEVPVYGVPVQTRELFGVLHLKGFVIDDCVVYSGASLNNVYLHKFDKYRFDRYHVLQSRELADSMHHLVKHGLIESKAVHRLDLPNLPTTRSLRNDIGDLRSRLKYATYDTANGSTARDGLSVSPLLGVGKNNPLNRAILELIASAQKQLTICTPYFNLPLGVIREVNRALARGVKIDIVVGDKTANDFYIPPSEPFKVIAALPYLYEISLRRFAKRHQRNIDSGQLNLHLWRDGDNTYHLKGMWIDQRYTLLTGNNLNPRAFRLDLENALLIDDPKGEWLEPRAKELEEIFRHTTRIESFNTLETLPEYPAGVAKFLKRVSRVRIERLLYRIL
- a CDS encoding TetR family transcriptional regulator, yielding MNEITDTSTRDIILDVTEKLIYKSGIAATGMDLLVKTAGVSRKSIYRYFANKEELTVAALQRRDVRWMHWYRSAVGQAETPADRLLNLFTVLKGWFASEGFRGCAFINTSGETGDPQDPVRQVAKDHKQKLLDYVCELCTEHGAEDPQLLAKQLLILIDGAITVALVMGDHSAADNAQCMARKLLDL
- the efeO gene encoding iron uptake system protein EfeO; protein product: MKKTPLALLLTFGLLNTPLSAFAATAPLDLVGPVSDYKIYVTEQLDELASHTQQFTDAVKKGDLATAQKLYAPTRVYYESIEPIAELFSDLDASIDSRVDDHEKGVKADDFTGFHRIEYSLFSEKSTQGLDTLADGLNKDVKDLQTRVAGLTFPPEKVVGGAAALLEEVAATKISGEEDRYSHTDLYDFQGNIDGAKKIVDLFRPQIEKQDKAFVAKVDKNFATVDKILAKYKTKDGGFETYDKVKDNDRKALVGPVNTLAEDLSTLRGKLGLN
- a CDS encoding nuclear transport factor 2 family protein, whose protein sequence is MSTAAQVRPPLPPFNRESAIEKVRLAEDGWNSRDPERVSLAYTLDTKWRNRAEFANNREEAKAFLTRKWAKELDYRLIKELWAYSDTRIAVRYAYEWHDDSGNWFRSYGNENWDFDDNGLMFQRYACINDMPIKESERKFHWPLGRRPDDHPGLSDLGL
- the efeB gene encoding iron uptake transporter deferrochelatase/peroxidase subunit; translation: MKDSEQLNLQRRRVLLGMGAAGVALAGSALSCPAMAAAPAQVTEAPSSDKTEDRHDYHGLHQTGIVTPRPASGMFVSFDVLASDREDLERLFRTLNERIAFLMKGGPVAQIDPKLPPPDSGILGPVVTPDNLTITVSVGESLFDERFGLAEAKPKRLQRMVGFPNDALEADCCHGDLSLQFCSNTADTNIHALRDIVKNLPDLLLVRWKQEGSVPPQAPAKPGVPAQSARNFLGFRDGSANPDSNDAKAMDRLVWVQPGSDEPAWAAHGSYQAVRIIRNFVERWDRTPLQEQESILGRVKTTGAPIGGSHESEVPDYSKDPAGKLTKLDAHIRLANPRTAETQANMILRRPFNYSNGVNKNGQLDMGLLFICYQADLEKGFITVQTRLNGEPLEEYLKPVGGGYFFTLPGVTGDKDFIGRSLLNATQPKTAA